A stretch of Arachis hypogaea cultivar Tifrunner chromosome 15, arahy.Tifrunner.gnm2.J5K5, whole genome shotgun sequence DNA encodes these proteins:
- the LOC112751325 gene encoding 1-aminocyclopropane-1-carboxylate synthase 7: MGLKIEQQQHQQTCVELSKIAISNTHGEDSPYFAGWKVYDENPYDEFTNPSGVIQMGLAENQVSFDLLEKYLEEHRETKGASGTSFKENALFQDYHGLKSFRSAMASFMGEIRGNRVKFDPDRIVLTAGATAANELLTFILANSGDALLVPTPYYPGFDRDLRWRTGVNIVPIHCDSSNNFQITEQALESAYKDAESMGYRVRGILITNPSNPLGITIQRSVLELLLDFVTKKNIHLVSDEIYSGSVFSSSEFVSVAEVLESRNYKNSAERVHIVYSLSKDLGLPGFRVGTIYSYNDKVVTTARRMSSFTLISSQTQNLLASMLSNKSFTKSYIKINRERLNKRYQMIIEGLKSAGIECLKGNAGLFCWMNLSPLLENKTSRESELELWNAILREVKLNISPGSSCHCLEPGWFRVCFANMSENTLKIALERIRKFMERIRSQQ; the protein is encoded by the exons ATGGGTCTTAAGATTGagcaacaacaacatcaacaaactTGTGTAGAGCTTTCAAAGATTGCTATCTCTAATACACATGGTGAAGATTCTCCTTACTTTGCTGGTTGGAAAGTCTACGATGAAAATCCCTACGATGAATTCACTAACCCATCAGGAGTTATTCAAATGGGCCTAGCTGAAAATCAA GTTTCATTTGATTTACTTGAGAAGTACCTAGAAGAACATAGAGAGACAAAAGGAGCATCAGGAACAAGTTTTAAAGAAAATGCATTGTTCCAAGACTACCATGGACTAAAATCATTCAGATCAGCAATGGCAAGCTTCATGGGAGAAATTAGAGGAAATAGAGTGAAGTTTGATCCTGATAGAATTGTCCTCACTGCTGGTGCAACTGCAGCCAATGAACTCTTAACCTTCATTCTCGCGAATTCGGGAgatgctcttcttgttcctaCCCCATACTACCCTGG ATTTGATAGAGATTTGAGATGGAGAACTGGTGTAAACATTGTTCCAATCCATTGTGATAGTTCAAACAACTTCCAAATAACAGAACAAGCATTGGAATCAGCATACAAAGATGCAGAATCAATGGGTTATAGAGTGAGAGGAATTCTGATAACAAATCCTTCAAATCCTTTAGGCATAACAATCCAACGTTCAGTTCTAGAGTTGCTTCTTGATTTTGTCACAAAGAAGAACATCCACCTAGTCTCTGACGAAATCTATTCCGGCTCGGTGTTCTCCTCGTCCGAATTTGTCAGCGTGGCAGAAGTTCTTGAGTCGCGAAACTACAAGAACTCTGCTGAGAGGGTTCACATTGTTTATAGCCTCTCGAAAGATCTAGGTCTTCCAGGATTCCGTGTTGGAACAATATATTCTTACAATGACAAAGTCGTTACCACTGCTCGACGAATGTCGAGTTTCACACTCATATCATCACAAACACAGAATCTTTTAGCTTCAATGCTGTCAAACAAGAGCTTCACTAAGAGCTACATTAAGATCAATAGAGAAAGGTTGAATAAGAGGTACCAGATGATCATTGAAGGATTGAAGAGTGCAGGAATTGAATGCCTTAAAGGGAATGCAGGGCTGTTCTGTTGGATGAATCTGAGTCCATTGTTGGAAAATAAAACTTCAAGAGAATCTGAATTGGAGCTATGGAATGCAATTCTTCGTGAGGTGAAGTTGAACATCTCACCTGGTTCTTCTTGCCATTGTTTAGAGCCTGGTTGGTTCAGGGTTTGCTTTGCAAACATGTCtgagaacactttgaagattgcaTTGGAAAGAATTCGCAAGTTTATGGAAAGAATAAGATCACAACAGTAA